In Streptomyces rapamycinicus NRRL 5491, the genomic stretch CGGCACGGCGCTGACCGACCTCGACGGGCGGACGCAGACGGCGTCGTTCACCAAGGGCCAGTACATGAACGCGGGCCCGGCCCGGCTGCCGCAGTCCCACGTCACTCTCGAGTACTGCCGCGAACTCGGCGTCGAACTACAGGTGTTCACCAACCAGAACGCCAACGCGTACATCTACCACGAGAGCAGCGCCGCCCTCGCGGGCAAGCCCATGCGCTGGCGCACGGCGAAGGCCGACGTCTACGGCTACCTCTCCGAGTTGCTCGCCAAGGCCACCGACCAGGGCGCCCTGGACGCACGGCTCACCCCGCAGGACAAGGAACGACTGATCGCGTTCCTGCAGAGCTTCGGCGCCATCAAGGGCAAAGCCGGCGGCTACGCCTACACCGGCACCGACCGGCGAGGCTACTCCGCCGAGCCGGGCGCGGCCTTCGACGACGGCACGGTCCTCAGCCCGGTGCCGACGCTGTCGGACGTCATCGCCAGCGGCGTGGGGCAGCGCTTCGCCTTCGAACTCGGCTACGACCAGGCCATGCTGATGTTCCAGCCGGTGGGCGGCATGGACGCTATCCCGTACGCCCTGGCCAAGGCGATCGGCCAGAACCGCATCACCTATGGCGCCAAGGCGCTGGAGGTCAAGGACCTGCCGGACGGTGCCGAGGTCACGTATAAGGACGTCGGCGGCCGTACCCGCACCCAGCGCGCCGACTTCGTTGTCGCGGCCATGCCGCCGATGGTCATGGCCCGCCTCAAGCACAACCTGGGCACCGACATCACCGCGGCGCTGAAGTACGCCGTCCCGACCCCCGTCGGCAAGATCGGGCTCGAGTACCGCAGCCGATGGTGGGAGACGGACGAGCACATCTACGGTGGCATCACGCCGACCGACACCGACCTGGCCACCATCTGGTACCCCTCTTACGGCCACCAGGGCCGCCGCGGCACACTCATCGGCTACTACAACTTCGGTGCCAACGCCGTCGCGTACAGCGATCTGCCGCACGCCCACCGCCTTGCGCGGGCGGTGAGCCGGGGCGTGAAGATCCACGGCGACAAGTACCGCACCGAACTCGATCACTCCTTCAGCGTGGCCTGGCACCGCACGCCTCATATCGAGGCCGGCTGGGTGGACTGGCCCTCGCAGACCGGTCCCGAGTACAAGCTGCTCAACCAGCCCGCCGGGCACGTCTACTTCGCCGGCGACTGGCTCAGCCATGTCATCGCCTGGCAGCACGGCGCGTTCAGCTCGGCCCGCAAGGTCGTGACCGACATCCACGAAAGGGTGATGGCCGCATGAAGCGACGCACGAAGGTTGCGATCGGTACGGCCCTGACCGCCTCGCTCCTCACCGGCGGCGCCGCGCTCGCCGAGGGCAGAGGATGGTGGCCCGGTCCCAAAGAGGTCCGCGTCAGCCTGCCCGAGGGCCAGTCCAACCCGGCCATCGCCACCGGAGTGGCGACCGGCGGTGAGGTGGCGATCTACCAGAGCAGCGGCCTCGGCCCGACCGCGCTCAACCCGTCCGCGCCGGCCGGCTCACCCGAGCTCTACACCGACCCGGCCCTCACTCAGGGCGCCACGCGAGTCACGGTCACCGAGGCCCAGGCACTGGTCGTCCTGCGCAACGTCAAGACCAACCTCGAAGCGGCGGGCCTGACCCTGGCCGACGTCATCACCATGAAGTGCTACCTGATGAAACCGCCCGGCGTCGAGACCGCCGACTACGCGGGATGGAACCGCGCGTACCGCCAGTACTTCGCCAACATCGACCTCACCTCGAAGGAGGTCGTCCCGGTCCCGATGGGCACCTCCGCCCCCCAGGCACCGCTGGTCGCCAACAAGGCCCGGCCCGCGCGTGCCACGATGGAGGTGGCGTCGCTGGCCGTCAAGGGCTGGATGGTGGAGGTCGAGGTAACCGCTGCGTACAAGGCGCGCTGACGGGCACAGACCCGCGGGGCAACCGCAGCGAGGGGCCGGGCCCGTAACCGGGCCCGGCCCCGAAGCGACGCTGCCCCAGCCGGGCGGCGCCCCCAGTCAGTCGTCGAGGGCGCTGCCGGCCGTGCGGGGGCGCCGACAACACCGACGAGGGCGCCATCGCGGCGGCGATCGAGGACCTGCTGATCCGGTCCGGGACAGGACGGGCCGGGGGCGGGGCGGTGTCCAGGACACGGCAGCCGGTAGTGGCGGCCGCGTACCGAGCACACATCTCCGCGATCCGCCACAGCCTTCCGGCACGGTCCGCGTACACCGTCAGGACCACCGGACCGCCACACCGCACCTCCTCTACCACCGGCCGGGCCCCACCCCGCCGTCCAGCGGCAGGGCCGGTGTCGGTGTCGCGGGTGTGCCACGCGCAGTCGGCGGCGCGGCAGGCACAACACGCCTCGCCACGCGGTCCGCCGCCTGTGCGAATGCGGGTCAGATGCATGTTGACGTGTTCGACCGTGGCCCTGCGTCCCGCGGCGGCGCCGGGAAAGCGCTGATCGGCGCTGGCCGGGCGGGAGCAGGAGAGCCGGACCGAGCCGGCGGAAGGGTGGCCGTAGGGGTCCGGCCGCACCGTCCATACGGGCCCGCCCCGCGACGCGGCTCTCTTGCTGTGTGCCGGCCTCCACGACCATGTACGTACTCCCAGCAT encodes the following:
- a CDS encoding flavin monoamine oxidase family protein codes for the protein MAAEQSAGSRRAFLRSVGVAGGAGVLYSAMGALGLAPVPDVRAEEYRAPQRNDFALTGRGGKKVLVLGGGIAGLATAYELGKAGYDCQILEAKDRPGGRNWTVRGGTALTDLDGRTQTASFTKGQYMNAGPARLPQSHVTLEYCRELGVELQVFTNQNANAYIYHESSAALAGKPMRWRTAKADVYGYLSELLAKATDQGALDARLTPQDKERLIAFLQSFGAIKGKAGGYAYTGTDRRGYSAEPGAAFDDGTVLSPVPTLSDVIASGVGQRFAFELGYDQAMLMFQPVGGMDAIPYALAKAIGQNRITYGAKALEVKDLPDGAEVTYKDVGGRTRTQRADFVVAAMPPMVMARLKHNLGTDITAALKYAVPTPVGKIGLEYRSRWWETDEHIYGGITPTDTDLATIWYPSYGHQGRRGTLIGYYNFGANAVAYSDLPHAHRLARAVSRGVKIHGDKYRTELDHSFSVAWHRTPHIEAGWVDWPSQTGPEYKLLNQPAGHVYFAGDWLSHVIAWQHGAFSSARKVVTDIHERVMAA
- a CDS encoding Rid family hydrolase, which translates into the protein MKRRTKVAIGTALTASLLTGGAALAEGRGWWPGPKEVRVSLPEGQSNPAIATGVATGGEVAIYQSSGLGPTALNPSAPAGSPELYTDPALTQGATRVTVTEAQALVVLRNVKTNLEAAGLTLADVITMKCYLMKPPGVETADYAGWNRAYRQYFANIDLTSKEVVPVPMGTSAPQAPLVANKARPARATMEVASLAVKGWMVEVEVTAAYKAR